In the genome of Spirochaetia bacterium, one region contains:
- a CDS encoding sugar phosphate isomerase/epimerase, producing the protein MKISVAIAGSEAMPDAFVVFRGLETSIEKAARLGYDGVELALKRPDEIGRKDLKALLDKYGMEVSAISSGQVWAARGLSFMEEDPCKREELSRTFKGFIDLAADFGGFVNIGRTRGSIGERDRGHCIQLFLDMAGELSVYAQAKGVGLILEPVNRYEIDFVNTLDEGAELVRMVNQPNFCMMPDVFHMNIEDRDLHGALLENQEMIRYIHFADSNRHAPGDGHLDWNQIFEALSEMAYNGWTTVEILPWPDPETAARRSIEFLRGTYGRFYT; encoded by the coding sequence ATGAAGATTTCAGTTGCAATTGCTGGCAGCGAAGCGATGCCGGATGCCTTTGTCGTGTTCCGTGGTCTTGAGACTTCGATTGAAAAAGCTGCCCGGTTGGGATATGACGGCGTTGAACTTGCGTTGAAGCGTCCGGATGAAATCGGGAGGAAAGACCTGAAGGCTTTGCTGGATAAGTACGGTATGGAAGTGTCCGCAATATCCAGCGGTCAGGTATGGGCAGCACGGGGATTGAGTTTTATGGAAGAAGATCCATGCAAGCGGGAGGAGTTGTCCAGGACGTTCAAGGGATTCATTGACCTTGCTGCAGACTTCGGTGGCTTTGTGAATATCGGCCGTACAAGAGGAAGCATTGGTGAAAGAGATCGCGGCCATTGTATTCAGCTGTTCCTTGATATGGCTGGAGAGCTGAGTGTGTATGCACAGGCGAAGGGCGTCGGGCTTATATTGGAGCCTGTAAATCGATATGAGATTGATTTTGTCAACACCCTTGATGAGGGCGCAGAACTGGTACGTATGGTCAATCAACCGAACTTTTGTATGATGCCCGATGTATTTCATATGAACATCGAGGACAGGGATTTGCATGGAGCATTGCTGGAAAATCAAGAAATGATACGTTACATACATTTTGCTGATTCAAACAGACATGCACCGGGGGATGGGCACCTTGACTGGAATCAGATATTCGAAGCTCTCTCAGAGATGGCATACAATGGGTGGACGACCGTAGAAATATTGCCTTGGCCTGATCCTGAAACCGCTGCCCGGCGTTCGATTGAATTCCTTCGTGGCACATACGGCAGGTTTTATACATAA
- a CDS encoding iron-containing alcohol dehydrogenase, with protein sequence MDYRKKAYDLLKAWKGESYVFGMGVLDQVGSIAAGYGKRALVVCNDTYMKPVLDRILQYLDAAGVELVGGRVAPDAKPNAPREDVYRLVTYILDYKPDSIIAVGGGSTIDACKCAGVLVTLGGKVTPEVDHYFGTGIVSEELAKTDSRLLPVIAVETSASSGAHLTKYSNITDPVVGQKKLIVDEAVIPATSIFDYEVTATMPVRVTIDGALDAIAHTFEVYCGAKDEKLELCRQLAETAINLCAENAHKLVDDPTDLKAREAIGLATDLGGYAIMVGGTSGAHLTSFSLVDIVGHGTACGIMNPYYAIFYSKAIQPQLRVVGNIFATHGYADTDIGHLEGRALAEAVARAMIAYGKSINAPTTLGELRGFTEQHIQRALKAAKDPQLKMKLQNMPVPMRAEDVDTYMEPILRAAVAGDFSLIKEM encoded by the coding sequence ATGGATTATAGAAAGAAAGCTTATGATTTGCTGAAGGCTTGGAAAGGTGAGAGCTATGTCTTCGGTATGGGAGTACTTGACCAAGTAGGAAGTATAGCAGCGGGGTATGGGAAAAGAGCTTTGGTGGTATGCAATGATACCTATATGAAACCAGTGCTTGACAGGATTCTCCAGTATCTGGATGCTGCTGGTGTCGAACTGGTCGGAGGGCGTGTGGCTCCGGATGCAAAGCCGAATGCACCGAGGGAAGATGTCTACCGGCTCGTCACCTATATCCTTGACTATAAGCCTGATTCAATCATTGCCGTCGGCGGTGGTTCCACCATTGATGCCTGCAAATGTGCCGGTGTCCTCGTGACGCTCGGTGGAAAGGTAACGCCGGAAGTCGACCATTACTTCGGAACCGGGATTGTCAGCGAGGAACTGGCAAAGACAGACAGCAGGTTGCTTCCTGTCATTGCCGTGGAGACTTCTGCTTCCAGTGGAGCCCATCTTACCAAGTATTCCAATATTACGGATCCTGTGGTTGGACAGAAGAAACTCATCGTGGACGAAGCTGTCATACCTGCTACCAGTATCTTTGACTATGAAGTGACAGCTACGATGCCCGTACGTGTGACGATTGACGGCGCTTTGGATGCCATTGCACATACCTTTGAGGTCTATTGCGGGGCGAAGGATGAGAAACTGGAGCTGTGCAGGCAACTAGCGGAAACTGCTATCAACCTATGTGCAGAGAATGCGCACAAGTTGGTCGATGACCCGACAGATCTGAAAGCACGCGAGGCCATAGGTCTGGCAACTGACCTTGGTGGTTATGCAATCATGGTCGGTGGAACCAGCGGTGCCCATCTGACGAGCTTCTCCTTGGTCGATATCGTGGGGCATGGAACGGCCTGTGGCATCATGAACCCATACTATGCCATATTCTATTCCAAGGCCATCCAACCTCAACTTAGAGTCGTAGGTAATATCTTTGCAACCCATGGATATGCCGATACAGACATCGGGCATCTGGAAGGCCGTGCCTTGGCTGAGGCTGTCGCACGGGCGATGATTGCCTACGGGAAGAGCATCAATGCACCTACGACACTGGGCGAGCTCAGGGGCTTTACCGAACAGCATATCCAGCGGGCACTGAAAGCTGCAAAAGATCCTCAGCTGAAGATGAAGTTACAGAATATGCCGGTACCGATGCGTGCAGAGGATGTCGATACCTATATGGAACCGATACTCCGGGCTGCTGTAGCAGGTGATTTCAGTCTCATCAAGGAGATGTGA